The genomic region GGCGAGGAAGCAGCGGATTACGCGCGTTGGCTGGGAATGACCAAGCCGGGTGAGGGTAGCAGTTTGTTGCGCGTAAATGGCGCTGGCGAGAATCTAGTCTGGAGCGCGGCCGACTTTGAAAACTTCTTGCAGCCGCGTCCCGGCCTTCGGCCCGTCATGGAATCCGAGCTTGAGCCCATCGTCACAAGCTTGGCGGAGAATCGCTGGCCGTGGCGCATCCATGCCACTTACGACGAGTCCATCGGGCGGTTTCTCGAAATCTTTGAGCGGGTTCATCGGCACGCCCCCATCGACAAACTTCATTGGTTCATCGATCACGCAGAAACGATCTCCAACAAGAATCTGGAGCGAATCCAAGCGCTGGGCGGAGGCATCGCCATTCAGCACCGCATGGCCTACCAGGGCGAGTATTACATCCGCCGCTATGGCGTCGACTCAGCGAAGCGCCGGCCGCCGCTTCGACAAATGCTCAAGATGGGGCTGCCAGTCGGGGCAGGAACCGACGGCACGCGGGTCGCGAGCTACCATCCGTGGACCTGCATCTGGTGGATGGTGACGTCAAAGACCGTCGGTGGCTTGACGCTCCATGACGAAGCAGATCGGTTGAGTCGAGAAGAAGCGCTCCGGCTCTATACGCACGGCAGCGCTTGGTTCAGCCGGGAGGAGAATCAGAAGGGCATCTTGGCAGTGGGACGATATGCCGATCTGGCCGTTATGAGCGACGACTATTTTCGAGTGGAAGAGGATGACATTCGCGGCCTCGAAAGCGTGCTGACCGTCGTCGGAGGACGAATCGTCCATGGATCCGCTGAGTTCGCGGCGCTTGCGCCAGAACTTCCGCCCGTCAGCCCGGAGTGGTCTCCCGTCGGGCGATTTGGAGGATACGACAACAAAGCATTCGCTCCACCTATGCACGAGCACGCGCCAATAATGAGCGCCGATGGACGAGTCTGGGACGCAGGTTGCAGGTGTGTGGACTGAGAACGTGGAAACTGCGAGCCTCCCTGGTGCTGCGACTTTGGTTGGGCGCCCTGGACCAACCAGGCGGGTGGAGAAAGGGCTCAGCGCTCGCGCGCACAGGACTGCGCGTGAAATCACTGAAGTTGGACGAACCGCTGTTCCGACTGGTGCGCCCAAACTGGCGGCGGTGAGCGAGACCTCGGCAGCTGCGGTATCACATTGACGACGCCAGCGCCCCGACCACCGACGCCCCGACCTCCCCACCCCGGAGTGCACCATGTGGGCGCGTCCTTGGTCAGTTCGACGGGCTCGCGCCGGACGACAACGCCGCTACGGTCGCGGCAACGGAAGGGTCGAAGCCCGACGACTTTGGCTCGAGGCAGACGGTCGGTTGATGCCGTCACCAGGGATTCGCGAGCATGCGCCGGATTCGCGGGCGCCGGCGGTCCCATGCAGGAATCGAGCGACGTCGCCGAGCGAATCTCCCGGGACTTCCCCCGCCGGGTCCCTCGTCGTGTTCGTCGTGCCGTCTTGGTTCCCTCGCGCAGACTCCTCGGCCCGGCCGCACGGCCGTGGGGGGGAATTGCCCTTCGCAAGGTCGGCCAATTTGGGCAGAATGGGAAATCTGACGGCGGGCTTCCCACGGCCCGGTTGTCTGCGGCCCGGTTCCCAGCAACTCCGTTGCCGACCGCACGGTTTCAACGCTCGCCATCCTGATTGCGGGTCAGCGCTTGAGCACCTCGTCCTCGCCGTCGCCCGTCGCGATCGTTCCCGAGTCGGTCCACCGGGAATCGCCCGAGTCGTTTCTCCGCTGGGCGATCGCCGAGCTGGAATTGCCCGTGATTTCCGAAGCGGCCGGCCAAGTCGCCGTCGGCGTCCCGGAAGCGGACCGCCCGGGGCTGGGGGGACGCGAGGAAATCGCCGGCCCGCTGACCCTGGAGAGCGAACTGGGCCGGTG from Pirellulales bacterium harbors:
- a CDS encoding amidohydrolase, whose amino-acid sequence is MEPEVIFHGGKITTLDASKPEVEALAVRDGVITAIGSDDEILRLVGTATRKVNLQARRVIPGLNDSHLHVIRAGLFYNLELRWDGVPSVAQALAQLREQAANTPPPQWVRVIGGWNEFQFKEGRMPTLDEINEAAPHTPVFVLHLYDSAMLNRAALATLGFDKSTPNPPGGLIARDSRGNPTGLLIAEPSALILYSTIANAPKLSSEDQLNSTRHYLRELNRFGVTSVADAGGGGQNYPDDYAVVKQLDEAGHLTVRIAYSLFAQKPGEEAADYARWLGMTKPGEGSSLLRVNGAGENLVWSAADFENFLQPRPGLRPVMESELEPIVTSLAENRWPWRIHATYDESIGRFLEIFERVHRHAPIDKLHWFIDHAETISNKNLERIQALGGGIAIQHRMAYQGEYYIRRYGVDSAKRRPPLRQMLKMGLPVGAGTDGTRVASYHPWTCIWWMVTSKTVGGLTLHDEADRLSREEALRLYTHGSAWFSREENQKGILAVGRYADLAVMSDDYFRVEEDDIRGLESVLTVVGGRIVHGSAEFAALAPELPPVSPEWSPVGRFGGYDNKAFAPPMHEHAPIMSADGRVWDAGCRCVD